A DNA window from Halomicrobium mukohataei DSM 12286 contains the following coding sequences:
- a CDS encoding ribonuclease P protein component 4 has product MADEIEIARERIRRLHDLAREAAGDGNDERAREYVRRARRVAERNRLGLPRRFKRFTCDACDAYLRPSVNARVRLRDGHVVVTCDCGTQARYPYE; this is encoded by the coding sequence ATGGCCGACGAGATCGAGATCGCTCGCGAGCGGATCCGACGACTCCACGACCTCGCTCGCGAGGCGGCCGGCGACGGCAACGACGAGCGTGCTCGGGAGTACGTCCGCCGCGCTCGCCGCGTCGCCGAGCGCAACCGTCTCGGACTCCCGCGGCGGTTCAAGCGTTTCACCTGTGACGCCTGCGACGCCTACCTCCGTCCGAGCGTCAACGCGCGGGTCCGCCTTCGTGACGGCCACGTCGTCGTCACCTGCGACTGTGGGACTCAGGCGCGCTATCCCTACGAGTGA
- a CDS encoding glycosyltransferase has product MALPRVAAFTDTYLPTVNGVTYTVKTWREQWTRRDSEMDVIYPRSEHQATAGEHPVSSLPFPFYEGFRVAAPQIPTAVEAADVVHAHTPFSLGLAAKRFARSNDAPLVASYHTPTGEYAEYVSLNGTIERLIRNCATRYERWFLNGADVVITPSERTARHLRETVGVSTPVKVLANGVDTDFFAPMETAAFRERHGLPDGPLVGYTGRHGYEKCLDDIVAAAEGLDVTLVFGGDGPAREDLEATAEAADVDAHFLGFLDRAELPELYAALDVFAFPSPVETQGLVALEANACGTPVVGVDSGALSGTIDDGVTGYKYPEGDTNAFGDAIERALDESERLRERCLDRRGETSVEHSVERLADIYEQVI; this is encoded by the coding sequence ATGGCACTGCCGCGCGTGGCTGCGTTCACCGACACATACCTCCCGACGGTCAACGGCGTCACCTACACTGTCAAGACCTGGCGAGAGCAGTGGACGCGCCGCGACAGCGAGATGGACGTGATCTATCCCCGGAGCGAACACCAGGCGACGGCCGGCGAACACCCGGTGTCGAGCCTCCCGTTCCCGTTCTACGAGGGCTTTCGCGTCGCGGCACCGCAGATCCCGACGGCCGTCGAGGCGGCCGACGTGGTCCACGCACACACCCCGTTCAGTCTCGGGCTGGCCGCAAAGCGGTTCGCCCGGAGCAACGACGCGCCGCTGGTGGCGTCTTACCACACGCCGACCGGCGAGTACGCCGAGTACGTCTCCCTCAACGGCACCATCGAACGACTGATTCGCAACTGCGCGACCCGCTACGAGCGGTGGTTCCTGAACGGTGCCGACGTGGTCATCACGCCCAGCGAACGGACCGCTCGACACCTCCGGGAGACCGTCGGCGTCTCGACGCCGGTGAAAGTGCTCGCGAACGGCGTCGACACCGACTTCTTCGCACCGATGGAGACGGCGGCGTTTCGCGAGCGGCACGGTCTTCCGGACGGCCCGCTGGTGGGATACACCGGGCGCCACGGCTACGAGAAGTGCCTCGACGACATCGTCGCCGCCGCTGAGGGACTGGACGTGACGCTGGTCTTCGGCGGCGACGGACCCGCTCGCGAGGACCTCGAAGCGACGGCCGAGGCGGCAGACGTCGACGCCCACTTCCTGGGGTTCCTCGACCGAGCGGAGCTTCCCGAGCTGTACGCCGCACTCGACGTGTTCGCGTTCCCCAGCCCGGTCGAGACCCAGGGACTGGTCGCGCTGGAGGCAAACGCCTGTGGGACGCCGGTCGTCGGGGTCGACAGCGGTGCGCTGAGTGGCACGATCGACGACGGCGTCACCGGCTACAAGTACCCCGAGGGCGACACTAACGCCTTCGGCGACGCGATCGAGCGGGCGCTCGACGAGTCCGAACGACTCCGAGAGCGCTGTCTGGACCGCCGCGGGGAGACGAGCGTCGAACACTCCGTGGAACGACTGGCGGACATCTACGAACAGGTCATCTGA
- a CDS encoding DUF5783 family protein codes for MTAFDPEKFERKYEHYFEELETAYSNAYQQLHGQVDSAVLRTIDRQVLSESEPVYDGDGTFRVTLPDDAKETARPLPGDEDTFDAVLEEFTDRIEDELRRLFEFDE; via the coding sequence GTGACAGCATTCGATCCAGAGAAGTTCGAACGGAAGTACGAGCACTACTTCGAGGAGCTCGAAACAGCGTACTCGAACGCGTACCAGCAACTCCACGGGCAGGTCGACTCTGCGGTCCTCCGAACGATCGACCGACAGGTGCTCAGTGAGAGCGAACCGGTATACGACGGTGACGGAACGTTCCGCGTCACTCTGCCCGACGACGCGAAAGAGACGGCACGACCACTACCCGGCGACGAAGATACCTTCGATGCCGTCCTCGAGGAGTTCACCGACCGCATCGAGGACGAACTGCGCCGGCTATTCGAGTTCGACGAGTAA
- a CDS encoding DUF7548 family protein, whose translation MEQLRLAPTVGIVASLAVLAVLAAPYAVVEQSSAVGAYFAAGAISPLVVGLFASVAIIVFAAGRQGRSPPDLVAGATLVLGLFMTVLAAVWAITVPQSMVTQLTTADVLGYHRGALVVTALCVPAAAAWYARAQRLI comes from the coding sequence ATGGAGCAGTTGCGGCTCGCACCGACCGTCGGCATCGTCGCATCGCTGGCCGTCCTCGCGGTCCTCGCGGCACCGTACGCGGTCGTCGAGCAGAGCAGCGCCGTGGGCGCGTACTTCGCCGCCGGGGCGATCAGTCCGCTCGTCGTCGGCCTCTTTGCGAGCGTGGCGATCATCGTCTTCGCCGCGGGGCGACAGGGCCGGTCGCCACCCGATCTGGTCGCCGGGGCGACGCTGGTCCTGGGCCTGTTCATGACGGTCCTGGCCGCGGTCTGGGCCATTACGGTCCCCCAGAGCATGGTGACACAGCTCACGACGGCAGACGTGCTGGGGTATCACCGCGGGGCGCTCGTGGTCACCGCGCTCTGTGTGCCCGCCGCCGCAGCGTGGTACGCACGCGCCCAGCGGCTCATCTAG
- a CDS encoding CoA-binding protein has translation MPVDSDDTLREILDYDTIAVVGCSTTSGKAAHDVPAYLQSQGYRIVPVNPFADEILGERAYDSLSDVEATVDIVDVFRPSEEVAGIVDEALDREDVRVLWTQLGIRDDDAAKRAENAGLRVVQDRCLKVEHERLR, from the coding sequence ATGCCCGTCGACTCTGACGACACGCTCCGGGAGATCCTCGACTACGACACGATCGCCGTCGTCGGCTGTTCGACGACGAGCGGGAAAGCGGCCCACGACGTGCCGGCGTATCTGCAATCACAGGGCTACCGTATCGTTCCAGTCAATCCCTTCGCCGACGAGATCCTCGGAGAACGCGCGTACGATTCGCTGTCCGACGTGGAGGCGACGGTCGACATCGTCGACGTGTTCCGACCGAGCGAGGAGGTGGCCGGTATCGTCGACGAGGCGCTCGACCGCGAGGACGTGCGCGTGCTGTGGACGCAGTTGGGAATCCGTGACGACGACGCCGCGAAGCGAGCCGAGAACGCGGGGCTACGGGTCGTCCAGGATCGGTGTCTCAAAGTCGAGCACGAGCGGCTACGGTGA
- a CDS encoding YhbY family RNA-binding protein — MSDKDRRQRIHELDATLRVGKQGIDPVADELSNQLDDRDLVKVKFLRSALGGTTTEDEADELADLAGGTVVQTRGHTAVFER, encoded by the coding sequence ATGAGTGACAAGGACCGCCGACAGCGGATTCACGAACTCGACGCCACGCTCCGTGTCGGCAAGCAGGGTATCGATCCGGTCGCCGACGAACTCTCGAACCAGCTCGACGACCGCGACCTCGTGAAAGTGAAGTTCCTCCGGTCTGCGCTGGGCGGGACGACGACCGAGGACGAGGCCGACGAGCTCGCCGACCTCGCCGGTGGGACCGTCGTCCAGACGAGAGGTCACACCGCCGTGTTCGAACGATGA
- a CDS encoding DUF5798 family protein: MGLGSTAKKVQKLADLAEKMYKRINHMVEQLQDLRGTVDETGARVEEIERELEQHRTLLEAIAEEHDIDVDSAVTDAVIQDAEGADPSGDAASPEDPDTAGTPSETTEDAD; this comes from the coding sequence ATGGGACTCGGAAGCACGGCCAAGAAGGTCCAGAAGCTCGCGGATCTGGCCGAGAAGATGTACAAGCGGATCAACCACATGGTCGAGCAGCTTCAGGACCTTCGGGGGACGGTCGACGAGACGGGGGCACGCGTCGAGGAGATCGAACGGGAGCTCGAACAGCACCGCACGCTGCTGGAGGCGATCGCCGAGGAGCACGACATCGACGTCGACAGCGCCGTCACCGACGCCGTCATTCAGGACGCCGAAGGGGCGGACCCGAGCGGCGACGCGGCATCGCCGGAGGACCCGGACACTGCCGGAACGCCGTCGGAGACCACCGAAGACGCCGACTGA
- a CDS encoding mechanosensitive ion channel family protein yields the protein MTQGTPVVDDDPTPLAQILADFGVPYADSIGQALTFVAVFLAIYLFGRAVILPVVNRALKARDLDAHARKPLKKIVSIAVVFVGISVAFGAAQFGSFLQSLATIAAAATLAIGFAMQDVLSNFVAGIFIFTDKPFRIGDWIEWDDHAGVVEDISLRVTRVRTFDNELLTVPNSQLTDGVIKNPVAKEQLRLKFVFGIGYDDDIDSATEIILDEADEHEGILADPEPSVRLIELGDSSVGLQSRIWIANPSRADFVKIRGEYVKAVKQRFDEAGIDIPYPNRTIGGGLELANVDGLVEPTDDD from the coding sequence ATGACGCAGGGGACGCCGGTCGTCGACGATGACCCGACGCCACTGGCCCAGATTCTCGCCGACTTCGGGGTTCCCTACGCCGACTCGATCGGTCAGGCACTGACGTTCGTCGCCGTCTTCCTGGCGATCTACCTGTTCGGCCGCGCCGTGATCCTCCCGGTGGTCAACCGCGCGCTCAAAGCTCGGGACCTCGACGCGCACGCCCGTAAGCCGCTGAAGAAGATCGTCAGTATCGCCGTCGTCTTCGTCGGGATCTCGGTGGCGTTCGGGGCCGCACAGTTCGGCAGCTTCCTCCAGTCACTGGCGACGATCGCCGCCGCCGCGACGCTGGCGATCGGCTTCGCGATGCAGGACGTGCTCTCGAACTTCGTCGCCGGCATCTTCATCTTCACCGACAAACCGTTCCGCATCGGCGACTGGATCGAGTGGGACGACCACGCCGGTGTCGTCGAAGACATCTCGTTGCGTGTCACCCGCGTCCGGACCTTCGACAACGAGCTGCTGACGGTGCCCAACTCTCAGCTGACCGACGGCGTCATCAAGAACCCCGTCGCCAAGGAGCAACTCCGCCTGAAGTTCGTCTTCGGCATCGGCTACGACGACGACATCGACAGCGCAACTGAGATCATCCTCGACGAAGCCGACGAGCACGAGGGGATCCTCGCGGACCCCGAACCGTCGGTGCGCCTGATCGAACTGGGCGACTCCTCCGTGGGACTCCAGTCTCGCATCTGGATCGCGAACCCCTCGCGGGCCGACTTCGTCAAGATCCGTGGCGAGTACGTCAAAGCCGTCAAACAACGCTTCGACGAGGCGGGTATCGACATCCCCTACCCGAACCGCACTATCGGCGGTGGTCTCGAACTGGCCAACGTCGACGGCCTCGTGGAACCGACCGACGACGACTGA
- a CDS encoding glycosyltransferase family 4 protein, with translation MRTLNYLEVAGWLDRSGIGTSVEHQRAALADRDVEVVTSPWEGGHPVDAVRSKLTGGRAFTDVDLVHCNMIGPGTAATIKHAQRTDTPVICHAHVTREDFRDSFRGANVVAPALGRYLKWFYSQADLVLCPSEYTRGVLQSYPIDAPIRPITNGIDLDRLTGYEEFREEYRERYGIEGMGIFAVGNVFERKGLSTFCRVARRTDYDFTWFGTYETGPSASATVRKWTGDPPDNVTFSGWVDDIRGAYGAGDVFMFPAKVENQGIVVLEAMACGKACVISDIPAFSEYYEDGHDCLICSSEREFVDALERLEANPDLRERLGENAKATAREHGLDRVGEQLTDIYERVLDGDVPEAVGER, from the coding sequence GTGCGCACGCTGAACTACCTGGAGGTCGCGGGCTGGCTGGACCGCAGCGGAATCGGTACGTCGGTCGAACACCAGCGAGCGGCGCTCGCCGACAGAGACGTCGAGGTCGTCACCTCGCCGTGGGAGGGCGGTCATCCGGTCGACGCCGTCCGGTCGAAGCTCACCGGCGGGCGCGCGTTCACCGACGTGGACCTCGTCCACTGCAACATGATCGGCCCGGGAACGGCCGCGACCATCAAGCACGCCCAGCGGACCGACACGCCGGTAATCTGCCACGCACACGTCACTCGCGAGGACTTCCGAGACAGTTTCCGCGGGGCCAACGTCGTCGCCCCGGCCCTGGGGAGGTACCTCAAGTGGTTCTACTCGCAGGCCGACCTCGTGCTGTGTCCCAGCGAGTACACGAGAGGGGTGTTGCAGTCGTATCCGATCGACGCGCCGATCCGGCCGATCACGAACGGGATCGACCTCGACCGGCTGACGGGGTACGAGGAGTTCCGCGAGGAGTACCGCGAGCGCTACGGCATCGAGGGGATGGGGATCTTCGCCGTCGGCAACGTCTTCGAGCGCAAGGGGCTCTCTACCTTCTGTAGGGTCGCCCGGCGGACCGACTACGACTTCACCTGGTTTGGCACCTACGAGACCGGACCGAGCGCGTCCGCGACGGTGCGCAAGTGGACCGGTGATCCGCCGGACAACGTCACGTTCTCGGGGTGGGTCGACGACATCCGCGGGGCCTACGGGGCCGGCGACGTGTTCATGTTCCCCGCGAAGGTCGAGAACCAGGGCATCGTCGTGCTCGAAGCGATGGCCTGCGGGAAAGCCTGTGTGATTTCGGACATCCCCGCCTTCTCGGAGTACTACGAGGACGGCCACGACTGCCTGATCTGCTCGTCCGAGCGGGAGTTCGTCGACGCGCTCGAACGGCTGGAAGCGAATCCCGATCTCCGGGAACGGCTGGGCGAGAACGCGAAAGCGACCGCTCGCGAACACGGACTCGACCGGGTCGGCGAACAGCTGACGGACATCTACGAACGGGTCCTCGACGGGGACGTGCCAGAGGCTGTCGGCGAGAGATAG